The Bacillota bacterium sequence ACGTGACGGTGGACGTGGTCGCGAGCCTGGGCGCGCCGGGGGTGTTGTTCCACGGCCTAGCCGTGCGGCCGGGAAAACCGACGATTGGCGCGGCCCTCGGCGAGAAGCTGGTGGTGGGGCTTCCGGGCCACCCGGTATCGGCGATGGTGGTTTTCGCCCTGCTGGTGCGTCCCCTGCTGGACCCGGGTTACCGGGCCTTTCCGGTGCGGGCCGCGGTCACGCGGTCGCTGACCTCGCCGGCCGGTAAAGAGGACTACGTGCGCGTACGCCTGGAACGGGACGACCAGGGGCGGCTTGCGGCCGACCCGATCCCGGGGAAGTCGGGCCTGATCGCGACCATGGTCCGCGCCGACGGGCTGGCGCGCATCCCGCTCGAGAGCCGGGGCGTGGCCGCCGGCGAGGAAGTCGAGGTCCTCCCCTTCTAACCCCCAAAAAGGGGGACTGTCCCCCTTTTCCCCAGGGGACTGTCCCCCTTTTTGGGGGCGCCAGGAAAGTCAAAGAAGGTAAAATGGGGGTAAAATAGGGGACTGTCCCCCTTTTCGGGAGGGTGAGCGTTGAAGAGGAACGTTTATTTGTCTGAGCGGCCGCTGGAGGAGGCGCGGCAGGAGTACCTGGCCTTTCTGGCCGCCGCGGGGGCGCTGGCGCCCGGTCCCCCGGAGGAGGTCCCGGTCATCGGGGCGGCCGGCCGGGTGACGGCCGCGCCGGTGTTCGCCGCCGTCTCCTCGCCCCACTTCCACGCCGCGGCGATGGACGGGCTGGCGGTGCGTGCCCGGGACACATTTGGAGCGGCTGAAATCTCCCCCCTGACGCTACGGGTGCCGGACCAGGCCCAAGTGGTGGATACCGGGGACCCGCTACCCGAAGGCGCGGACGCGGTGATCATGATCGAGGACGTGCATCAGACGGCGGACGATGCCTTTGAGATCACCGCGGCCGCCCCCCCCTGGCAGCACGTAAGGATGATCGGCGAGGACCTGGTGGCGACCGAAATGATCATCCCGGCGAACCACGTGGTGCGGCCGGTGGACATCGGCGGGCTGCTGGCCGGCGGGGTGACGCGCCTCCAGGTGCACTCCCGCCCCCGGGTCGCTTTCATTCCGACCGGGACCGAGGTCGTCGAGCCGGGCGGTCCCTTGCGCCGGGGGAACATCGTCGAATACAACAGCCGCGTCCTGGGGGCGCTGGTCCAGGAATGGGGGGCGGACTTCGTGCGGCACGACATCGTGCCGGACGAGTACGACCGCCTGCGGGCGGCGCTTGAGCAGGCAACCGCCGCGGCGGACGTCGTGGTCATCAACGCCGGCGCTTCGGCCGGGCGGGAGGACTTCAGCGCCGCCCTGATCGGTGAACTCGGGCGGGTCGTTACCCACGGGGTGGCGATCAAGCCGGGTAAACCGGTGATCCTGGGCCTGATCCAGGGTAAACCGGTGTTGGGCATCCCCGGGTACCCGGTCTCGGCGGTTCTAAACGCCGAGCTTTTCCTGCGCCCGGTGGTCTACGCCCGGCTCGGGCGGGTGGTGCCCCCCCGCCGCCGCGTTTCCGCGCTGCTCTCCCGCCGCGTCGTCTCCCCCATGGGGGTGGACGAGTTCGTGCGGGTGAAGCTCGGCCGGGTGGGCGATAAGGTCGTCTGCACGCCCCTCGGGCGCGGGGCCGGCCTGATCCTGACCCTGATTCGCGCCGACGGCCTGCTGGTGGTGCCCCGCTTCAACGAGGGCTTCGAGGCCGGCCAGACGGTGGAGGTCGAACTTTTGCGGCCGCTTTCCGAGATCGACGAAACCGCGGTGGTCATCGGCAGCCACGACATCGCCCTGGACGTGCTGGCCAACCACCTGAAGGTAAAGTACCCCGGCGCCGGGCTTTCCTCGGCGCACGTCGGGAGCCTCGGGGGGCTTTTGGCGCTACGGCGCGGCGAGGCTCATCTGGCGGGCACCCACCTCTTGGACGAGGCCACCGGGGAGTACAACGTTTCCTACATCCAAAAGCACCTGCCCGGGCACGGGGCGGTCCTTCTGAACCTGGCCTACCGGGAGCAGGGTTTCATCACCGCCCCCGGCAATCCCGACCGCATCACCGGCTTCGAGGATCTGGCGCGGGAGGAAATCCGGTTCGTGAACCGGCAGCGCGGGGCCGGCACCCGGGTGCTCCTGGACTACCACCTCCGGCTGGCCGGGATCAGGCCCGAACAGGTGGACGGGTACGGGCGCGAGGAGTACACCCACATGGCGGTAGCCGCCGCCGTGGCGAGCGGGACGGCGGACTGCGGCCTGGGGATCCGCGCCGCGGCCTCGGCCCTGGGGCTGGGTTTTGTGCCGGTGGCCGAGGAGCGTTATGACTTGTGCATTTTGAAGGAATACTGGGACAAACCGCTCGTGCGGCGCCTGCTGAACGTGGTCGACGACCCGGGCTTCCGGGCGGCCGTGCAGGCCCTGGGCGGGTATGATTTGCGCGACTGCGGCCGGATAATGTGGGAGCAGGAATAGCCCGTCCGGGTGTCGAAATCCAGCGGTAGTATTTTCCGGGGTGGTATGCCGAACATGTCCGGATTCACCCACGTCGATGAGCGGGGCAAGGTGAAAATGGTGGAGGTGACCGCGAAACCCGTCACCGTGCGGGAGGCCGTGGCCCGCGGTGCCGTCGGCATGCGCCCCGACACCTTGCGCTTGATCCTTGATAACCGTGCCGCCAAGGGCGAGGTGCTGGCCGTGGCTCGCACGGCGGGCATCATGGCCGCCAAGGAGACGGCGCGGCTCATTCCCCTCTGCCATCCGCTGCTCCTGACGGTGGCGGAGGTGGACTTCCGGGCCGATACGGAGCGCTCACGCCTGGAGATCGAATCACGGGTGAAAACGGCCGGGCCGACCGGGGTGGAGATGGAAGCAATGACGGCCGTGGCGGTGGCCGCGCTGACCGTGTACGACATGTGCAAGGCGGCCGACCGGGAGATGGTGATCGGGGAGATCAGGCTCGTCGTCAAATCCGGGGGCAAGAGCGGCCGGTTTGACAGGGAGGGGGAAGCACCGTGGCCGGAAAGGTTGTAGCGGTTTGCACCAGCGAAGTGAAGGGCGTGCGCAAGGATAACGTCGAGCGCGCCTACCTGCAGGAAGGAGTGGGCCTCGTCGGGGATGCCCACGCCGGCCCCTGGCACCGCCAGGTGAGCCTTTTGGCGGTCGAAAGCATCACCCGGATGCGGGAAAAAGGCCTGGAAGTCGGGCCCGGAGATTTTGCCGAGAACCTGACCACCGAGGGGATCGAACTGCACAGCCTGCCCATGGGCACCCGGCTCCGGATCGGACCGGATGTCCAGGGAGAGGTTTCTCAGATCGGAAAGAAGTGCCACGTGGGCTGTGCCGTCTTCCAGCAGGTGGGGGACTGCATCATGCCCCGGGAGGGCATTTTTGTGAAGGTAGTGAAAAGCGGTTATGTCCGGGTCGGGGACGCAATCGAGGTGCTGAACGGTGTTTAGGGTGGCCGTCGTCACGGCGAGCGACAAGGGTTCCCGGGGAGAGCGGGAAGACGAGAGCGGGCGCGTCATTGAGGATATTATCGTCACCCTGGGCTGGGAATTGGTCGGTACCCGCATCGTTTCGGACGACATCGAAGTGATCATCGAGACTCTGGTCGAACTGTGTGACGACCGGGCCGACCTGGTGCTCACCACCGGCGGCACCGGGTTCGCGCTGCGCGACAATACCCCGGAGGCGACCCTGGCCGTGGTTGAGCGCCAAGTGCCCGGCCTGGCCGAGGCGATGCGCGCCGAGACCGGCAAGAGGACGCCCCGGGCGATCCTGAGCCGGGGGGTGGCCGGAATCAGGAAGCGGACGCTGATCGTAAACCTGCCCGGAAGCCCGAAGGCGGTGCGGGAGTGCCTGGAGGCCATTCTCCCGGCCCTGCCGCACGGGCTGGAGGTTCTGACCGGCCGGGCCCGGGACTGCGCCCGGAAGTGATTAAGGCATGTTGGCCGCCGGAAGCAATGCCGGCTTAGTCTGGAGTGGTAAAGAGCCGTGTATCCCGTCTTGTTTCAATTAGGGCCGCTTGCCGTCACCAGTTACGGGGTGATGGTGGCGGTCGGGGTCCTGGTGGGGCTGTTTGTCGTCTTGCGGGCCGGCCGGCGCGCGGGGATCGACACCGACACCCTGCTCGACCTGGCGCTCTACATGGTCGTCGCCGGGGTGGTCGGGGCGCGGGCCGCCTACGTGTTCCTGCACTGGGACAGTTTCCGGGAGGCACCCTTGGAGATCCTGCGGATTTGGGACGGAGGCGGGCTCTCGTTCTTCGGATCCCTGGGCCTTTGCCTGTTGGTGGCCATCTGGTTCACCCGGCGCCGGCGGCTGAAGCTGGCCCGCATCGGGGACCTTTTGGTCCTGGGGGTGGCGGCCGGCTACCCGTTCGGGCGGATCGGCTGCTTTTTGAACGGGTGCTGTTACGGGTTCCCGACGGACCACGCGTTCGGGGTCGTCTTCCCGTTTGACGAGGTGGCCCGGCACCCGACCCAGTTGTATTCTTTCGCCCTTGGCGCGGTTATTT is a genomic window containing:
- a CDS encoding molybdopterin biosynthesis protein, encoding MKRNVYLSERPLEEARQEYLAFLAAAGALAPGPPEEVPVIGAAGRVTAAPVFAAVSSPHFHAAAMDGLAVRARDTFGAAEISPLTLRVPDQAQVVDTGDPLPEGADAVIMIEDVHQTADDAFEITAAAPPWQHVRMIGEDLVATEMIIPANHVVRPVDIGGLLAGGVTRLQVHSRPRVAFIPTGTEVVEPGGPLRRGNIVEYNSRVLGALVQEWGADFVRHDIVPDEYDRLRAALEQATAAADVVVINAGASAGREDFSAALIGELGRVVTHGVAIKPGKPVILGLIQGKPVLGIPGYPVSAVLNAELFLRPVVYARLGRVVPPRRRVSALLSRRVVSPMGVDEFVRVKLGRVGDKVVCTPLGRGAGLILTLIRADGLLVVPRFNEGFEAGQTVEVELLRPLSEIDETAVVIGSHDIALDVLANHLKVKYPGAGLSSAHVGSLGGLLALRRGEAHLAGTHLLDEATGEYNVSYIQKHLPGHGAVLLNLAYREQGFITAPGNPDRITGFEDLAREEIRFVNRQRGAGTRVLLDYHLRLAGIRPEQVDGYGREEYTHMAVAAAVASGTADCGLGIRAAASALGLGFVPVAEERYDLCILKEYWDKPLVRRLLNVVDDPGFRAAVQALGGYDLRDCGRIMWEQE
- the moaC gene encoding cyclic pyranopterin monophosphate synthase MoaC, whose amino-acid sequence is MSGFTHVDERGKVKMVEVTAKPVTVREAVARGAVGMRPDTLRLILDNRAAKGEVLAVARTAGIMAAKETARLIPLCHPLLLTVAEVDFRADTERSRLEIESRVKTAGPTGVEMEAMTAVAVAALTVYDMCKAADREMVIGEIRLVVKSGGKSGRFDREGEAPWPERL
- a CDS encoding MOSC domain-containing protein gives rise to the protein MAGKVVAVCTSEVKGVRKDNVERAYLQEGVGLVGDAHAGPWHRQVSLLAVESITRMREKGLEVGPGDFAENLTTEGIELHSLPMGTRLRIGPDVQGEVSQIGKKCHVGCAVFQQVGDCIMPREGIFVKVVKSGYVRVGDAIEVLNGV
- a CDS encoding MogA/MoaB family molybdenum cofactor biosynthesis protein, with the translated sequence MFRVAVVTASDKGSRGEREDESGRVIEDIIVTLGWELVGTRIVSDDIEVIIETLVELCDDRADLVLTTGGTGFALRDNTPEATLAVVERQVPGLAEAMRAETGKRTPRAILSRGVAGIRKRTLIVNLPGSPKAVRECLEAILPALPHGLEVLTGRARDCARK
- the lgt gene encoding prolipoprotein diacylglyceryl transferase; this translates as MYPVLFQLGPLAVTSYGVMVAVGVLVGLFVVLRAGRRAGIDTDTLLDLALYMVVAGVVGARAAYVFLHWDSFREAPLEILRIWDGGGLSFFGSLGLCLLVAIWFTRRRRLKLARIGDLLVLGVAAGYPFGRIGCFLNGCCYGFPTDHAFGVVFPFDEVARHPTQLYSFALGAVIFLVLWRSSLRKPFDGYLMGLFLILYAAYRFVIDFWRVSPAGNIMELTVAQLVSLAVIAASAAFLYAARRRAASSP